From a region of the Halodesulfovibrio sp. genome:
- a CDS encoding adenylate kinase, translated as MNILIFGPNGSGKGTQGALIKKKYDGMAHIESGAIFRAHIGGGTELGKKAKEYIDRGDLVPDEITIPMVLETLKVEGAKGWLLDGFPRNMVQAEKLYEALKAEDIKLDYVVEILLPREVAKNRIMGRRLCENDNNHPNNIFIEPIKPNGEVCRVCGGALSARADDQDEDAINKRHDIYYNTSDGTLAAAYFYKDLAAKGETNYIELDGEGSIESIKDLLISKLA; from the coding sequence GTGAACATTCTCATTTTTGGACCAAACGGCAGTGGTAAAGGTACTCAGGGCGCTCTCATTAAGAAAAAGTACGATGGCATGGCTCACATCGAGTCCGGTGCTATCTTCCGCGCACACATTGGTGGCGGTACTGAGCTTGGTAAAAAAGCTAAAGAATACATCGACCGCGGTGACCTCGTACCAGACGAAATCACCATTCCTATGGTTCTTGAAACCTTGAAAGTAGAAGGCGCAAAAGGCTGGCTGCTTGACGGTTTCCCACGCAACATGGTTCAGGCTGAAAAATTGTACGAAGCTCTCAAAGCTGAAGACATCAAGCTTGACTACGTTGTTGAAATCCTTCTTCCTCGTGAAGTTGCTAAAAACCGCATCATGGGTCGTCGTCTCTGTGAAAACGACAACAACCACCCTAACAACATCTTCATTGAGCCTATCAAGCCAAACGGAGAAGTTTGTCGCGTATGTGGTGGTGCTCTTTCTGCTCGTGCTGACGATCAGGACGAAGATGCAATCAACAAACGTCACGACATTTACTACAACACCAGCGATGGTACTCTCGCTGCTGCTTACTTCTACAAAGATCTCGCTGCTAAAGGCGAAACTAACTACATTGAGCTTGATGGTGAAGGTTCTATCGAATCCATCAAAGATCTGCTCATTTCTAAACTCGCTTAG
- the hemA gene encoding glutamyl-tRNA reductase has translation MDRDIYLIGLNHKTAGVEVREKFALTDCKHLEEGVVPVDGCIKEALTLSTCNRVELLVVAEGEHAIDHVLECWAKARNLPVEELAPYVYKHKGLDAVTHLFTVAASLDSLVIGEPQILGQLKDAYHDSVDKNTTGVVLNRLLHKAFSVAKRVRTETGVASSAVSISYAAVELAKRIFGDMSEHSAMLIGAGEMAELAATHLLNNGISKVYVANRTFARGQALAEQFNGEAIPFDQLFDQLEKVDIIISSTGAHEAVIRAKDIRQVLKKRKNRSMFFIDIAVPRDIDPDVNGLDNVYLYDIDDLKEVVEENLAQRQEEANKARKIVECETITFNKWLKSLQLQPTIVDLITRTDDIMEEELAKTLKHIPDATPEMEKHLREMIFAISKKVNHEPISFLKRRHEEEEAGERYIDITRRMFNLDRDDVTEKAHPHRRRS, from the coding sequence ATGGATCGCGATATTTATCTTATTGGTCTTAACCATAAGACCGCCGGTGTTGAAGTCCGCGAAAAATTCGCTCTTACAGACTGTAAACATCTTGAAGAAGGCGTTGTGCCTGTTGATGGATGTATTAAAGAGGCACTCACGCTTTCTACCTGTAACCGAGTTGAATTACTCGTTGTTGCCGAAGGCGAACATGCAATTGACCACGTATTGGAGTGCTGGGCAAAAGCTCGCAATCTTCCTGTAGAAGAGCTTGCTCCGTACGTTTACAAACATAAAGGTCTTGATGCAGTAACCCATCTATTTACCGTTGCTGCAAGCCTTGACTCTCTGGTCATTGGTGAGCCGCAAATTTTAGGTCAGCTGAAAGATGCGTACCATGACTCAGTGGACAAAAACACTACCGGTGTTGTGCTCAACAGGTTGCTGCACAAAGCTTTTTCTGTTGCCAAACGAGTTAGAACAGAAACAGGCGTTGCTTCCAGCGCAGTTTCTATTTCCTATGCCGCAGTCGAACTTGCAAAACGCATTTTTGGCGATATGAGCGAACATAGCGCCATGCTTATTGGTGCTGGCGAAATGGCAGAACTTGCTGCAACCCACTTGCTTAACAATGGCATCAGCAAGGTCTACGTTGCAAACCGTACGTTCGCTCGTGGACAGGCTCTTGCAGAACAATTCAACGGCGAAGCAATTCCATTCGATCAACTTTTCGACCAATTAGAAAAAGTTGATATCATCATTTCGTCTACAGGAGCACATGAAGCTGTCATTCGCGCTAAAGATATCCGTCAGGTATTGAAAAAGCGCAAAAACCGCTCCATGTTCTTTATCGATATTGCCGTACCGCGTGACATTGACCCTGACGTAAATGGTCTGGACAACGTTTACCTGTACGATATCGACGACCTGAAAGAAGTTGTAGAAGAAAACCTTGCACAGCGTCAGGAAGAGGCCAACAAAGCACGGAAAATTGTAGAATGTGAAACTATAACATTCAATAAGTGGCTTAAATCACTACAATTACAACCGACTATTGTTGATCTTATCACCCGCACAGATGACATTATGGAAGAAGAGCTTGCAAAAACGCTCAAGCATATTCCTGATGCAACCCCAGAAATGGAAAAACATCTGCGCGAAATGATTTTTGCTATTTCCAAAAAGGTAAACCACGAGCCAATTTCTTTCCTCAAGCGTCGTCATGAGGAAGAAGAAGCAGGCGAACGTTATATCGACATCACCCGCCGTATGTTCAACCTCGACAGGGATGATGTGACAGAAAAAGCACATCCCCACAGAAGACGCTCGTAA
- the tilS gene encoding tRNA lysidine(34) synthetase TilS, with product MNQHLPTKLQELNPKAAHICLGIENFITSKLKTPLNSTNLLVALSGGVDSSALLVILKCLSQKNNCTIRAAHFNHQLRDEADAEESHIRNLCASLKIELITDNQDVGAYAAQHKMGIEEAARALRYAFLESSRHALNADWIVTGHHANDLAEDIVMRLIRGAGWPALGGMQGKCLNRKIVRPLLATPKSTLISFAKSIALSWCEDTSNADDSFFRNRVRSQIIPELCKENPAFLNTAASLWELAQIDAEHWTEVTHQATENIENSCPKLLKEDLQTMSQATRLRVYKTVLDSMGIGQPLQQNLIALDSAWKANIGGKVVQFPGKKLATIRKGSIYFSYR from the coding sequence ATGAACCAACACCTCCCTACCAAACTACAAGAACTCAATCCCAAGGCAGCTCACATCTGTCTTGGGATTGAGAATTTTATCACAAGCAAGCTGAAAACACCTCTAAATAGCACGAATTTGCTTGTTGCTCTTTCCGGAGGAGTTGACTCCAGCGCCCTGCTTGTCATTCTCAAATGCCTTTCGCAAAAAAATAACTGCACCATTCGCGCAGCGCACTTCAACCATCAACTTCGGGATGAAGCGGATGCTGAAGAATCCCATATCCGCAATCTTTGCGCATCGCTCAAAATAGAATTAATCACAGATAACCAAGATGTTGGAGCATATGCAGCGCAACACAAAATGGGTATTGAAGAAGCGGCAAGAGCTTTGCGGTATGCATTTTTAGAGTCCAGCCGCCACGCGCTCAATGCGGACTGGATTGTTACAGGTCACCACGCAAACGACCTTGCGGAAGATATTGTAATGCGTCTTATTCGTGGCGCTGGATGGCCTGCGTTAGGTGGAATGCAAGGTAAGTGTCTAAATCGAAAAATAGTACGCCCTCTTCTCGCAACACCTAAAAGCACCCTTATTTCTTTTGCAAAATCTATTGCGCTCAGCTGGTGCGAAGATACTTCCAACGCAGACGACTCATTCTTTCGCAATAGAGTTCGATCTCAAATTATTCCAGAACTATGTAAAGAAAACCCTGCTTTTCTCAACACAGCCGCCTCTCTTTGGGAGCTTGCGCAAATTGACGCCGAACACTGGACAGAGGTCACTCATCAAGCAACCGAAAATATAGAAAATTCATGCCCCAAGCTGCTTAAAGAAGACTTGCAGACTATGTCTCAAGCAACCAGATTACGTGTTTACAAAACAGTATTGGACAGCATGGGCATCGGTCAGCCCCTTCAGCAAAACCTTATTGCCTTGGATTCCGCATGGAAAGCCAATATTGGTGGTAAAGTGGTGCAGTTCCCCGGTAAGAAACTAGCCACCATACGAAAAGGCTCAATTTATTTTAGCTACCGATGA